A stretch of DNA from Triticum dicoccoides isolate Atlit2015 ecotype Zavitan chromosome 2A, WEW_v2.0, whole genome shotgun sequence:
ttgcaatgcacgggcgttcttctagttctACCAACTTCACACATTAGGATAGAGATTCGAccaggcaagcggcggcggcggcgtggtttAGCCATCCCTTCCCTTCTCAATCCCACAAAATCCACACGAGGTTAAGGAGAAGGAGGCGGAACTCAGGGGAAAGATGGAAAGCGGGTCTGGGAAGGGGACGGAGGGGGATTCCGGCAACGAGAAGGAGATGCCGTTGGATCTGAGGGGCTATCTGGGCAAACTCAAAAAGAAGCAGACGAGGAAGGAGATGGAACTAGCCAAGAAGATGGAGAGCGAGTCCGGCAAGGACCAGGATGAGAAACTCAGGAAGGAGCTTAAGAAACTCACCAAGGAGTATGAGAGACTCAGGTTTGAGTTGTCTCAGGAGGGGGAGGGGACGGTGCGGCATTTTGACAAGAATCCGCGGCAGAGGAAGGAGATGCTGAGGGATCTGGAGATGGTACTCAACAACATAGAAATCGAGTTACTGAAGGGGACCGAGACGGATTCCATCAAGGAGCCGGAGATTGAGAGGGATTCTGATTCCGAGTCTGGCGATGAGAGAGGCGCAGATTGGTGGGCGTCCCTCATAAGTATGGAGCCCCAACCCCAATTGGGACTCAGCAAGGGGACGGTGAGGGATTCCAGCAAGGAGCCGGCCATGGAGAGGGATGAGATGAAGGAGCTCAGCAAAAAACAGAGCCAACTATTGAAGCAGAAGCAGAGTTGCAAAGAGTTTTCAGGGAAGCACCAAATCCTGGTAAAGGAGCTCATCTCGGCGGAGAGGGAGCGCAAAGACTTGCTTGTCTCCATTACACCCACGTTTTCTCTCTGGAAACAAGTGGATTCTCAAAAAACATGGCGGAGACAGCCATGCCCTGCAGCTAGGGATGATGGGGAACAAGACCTTGCAGACTACCTCAGCTCAATGCTCCAAGCCATGGAGGACGTGGGCCATCGGATGCTATCTATGTTGGATTTTCTCAACAAATCCGATTCTCCAGGGTCCATCTGCTTGTACAAGGCCAGCGAACTGCACAGTACAGCTGTCAGATTAAACATGCTCATCTCCAAGGAATTCGATACGGACCAGCACCCGGAGACGATGCAGGtgcaagaggaggaggatctttccGTCGACTTGTTGAGTCTTTTCACCAAGTATTCTCAGTTTCCAAATAATTACCACAACACATTGTCCCAGTTAGTTATtatggaggaggatgaggagaaaaaGCATGAGGTCGCGAAGGTTGAAGAGGAGGAGCAGGACAAggacgaatccacaatggagtatCTCAAGGAAAGGACATACTGGGAAGACGTGTGGGGCTGCAAGATCGGACGTTGCGGTAGATTTATGGATACAAGTAAGTAACTGCCTTTATAATAGACTCGATGGATCATCGTTATCTTTGACAAGTTCATTCTCCTGGTAGTCCAACATCCTTTATGTTTCTTGCCTTTAGTAGTATTGCTTTGTGTCTGCAGCCCTGTCACCAAATATTCCCCCCAAAAAGCCATGTTACGAATATGACCTCCTGTTATTGCTTGCAAATAATATGATTATACCTTAGAAGCACTTTGCTATCTCGGTGTACGGATCCTCTGTAAGTGGAGGAGTAACAGTGTTCGAGCTCTCAGGTGGAAAATCTCTAACTGTTGCACTTGGTTGCCCGAGTTGATTAGAGGGTGATTCGTGCCACCTGGACACTGTCTCAGTAGAGTCCACTTGGAAGAAATGGTCATTCAGCATCTAGAGAATTATCTGTTGGGGAAGCCACAAAAATAAACTGTTTGCCCACCAACTTTAGATAACTCAGATGCCTTGTGCCCAGCTTGACACATAGAGCTTGCCACAAATAGATGCTTCCTTTCCTGTGATTATTTCTCGCTGTTGTCCTCACATTTTAATTGCGCAAATGTTGAATCCATTGGATCTTTAGGGTCGCCGTTTTATCGCATCTACAGATATTTTGCACCTGCCATGATAAATGCAAATTGTGCAAATGCTGAATCCAGTCGATCTTTAGGATCGCTGTCTTGTCGCATTTACAGATATTTTGTGCCTGCCATGATAAAACTGTCAGGTGGGTTGTGTACTTTTCAATAATTGACTGAAAAAAAAGTTATTCAATTGTAACACTGTGATACCTTGGGACTGGGGTAGTAACAGGACAGCATGGACACTTATAAGTGTCTCTCTCTGCTTAAACCTTTTCTCCAGCAATCCTTGGAATTTCTGTGCCACCAGTTGTCCGTGGAAATCACCTCAGTAATTCGAATCTTAAACTTACAGCCCTCTCCCTTTATGGATAAAGCAGAATTTTATAATCACAAATTGATTGGAATTACTGTATGCAACATTAATAGATGGTAGTAAACTCAAGCCTGCACCTTGACTGATTTCTTTGCACatagtgcaacacacaaagtagacAACGGTTGGGCAGCAAGTGAGGGGCGCCGGGGTGATGATGCGTGGGTGTTTGAAGGGGATGAAGAAGAGGTGGCATATGGTTTGTGACCGTGTCAACCGTGTTTAGTAGTAAATCTGGGCAGTAGTTTCAGCAATGTAGGGGTCTGTACATATTAGAATTCTGGGCAGTAGTTTCAGCAATGACCAAGCTTACTTTATTTGCTTATTCATATTAGAGTTCTGACATTTGACGCTTGTTTTTTGTGCTGCAGCCATACTGAGCCCTATGCAATTTACACACTACACACCTGGTGGCATCCATTCCCCTGCTGCTGTCGCCGGTACTACTCTGCAGATCTATTCAGTCAAGATAAAGGATTTAAGAGGCTTGAACTGGCCACTCAGGGTGTACGGTGTGATTGCTGCTCGAGACACTGTGGATCACAACCGAAACATTTTATTCTCTCGGTCAGAGTTTAACTACCAAGAACTCAATGAACAAGTATGTACTCTATTCAGTTTTTTGCTCATTTTCATTTGTTTGTTCCTCCTGACTTTGTAGTGCATTACGATTAGGTGTTTACAATGATGGTATAATGCCTTGCAGGATCCTTACTTATGCTTGACTGGTCCGTCTCGTGCCATTGTTGTTTCGGGACATATTGACTTTGAAGTTGAACTTCAAGTAACCGATGGAGCGCAGTCCCAAACATTGATCAGCTGTAGAGAGCGTTACGACAGTGCAGATGCTTTTTTTTCTTCCTTGGCCAGCGTCACTGATGGTGGTGATGGACGGACCTTTTTGCTCTCCAACCAGAGCTGTACAACTGAGGTAACCCTTGACCAGCTTGATAGATCACTCCAAGCTACCATCATGGGTGTACGTGTTACGGAAGGGCCTTGGCCTTTTAAGTATGGATGCCGAGTTGTTTGCTCGTGGTCTTCTGCTGCTCCGATATGTTCCAATGACACCACTTGTAGGCAAGTTGTGCTGTTTGATCACCGTGGTGAAGGAATGAGTAGAGGATCAGATGGGTACCTTCATTTGTCAAGGAAAGTGATTTCCATAGAATCATATGGGACACTGAGAGTGAGCATTGAATCTTATGGCAAGTCTGGCCGCCATATTGCTCGGAAGGATAGTATTCACTTTCCTGTTCAGAAGTGTCAAACAAAGACGCTTACTTGTCCAGTTGGTGATGGTGGCGCCACCGTGGAGGTTACAGTTGCTTGGTCGTTGCTTGTGAAGGAAAAGGTGTATCTCTCACTCGTTGATTGTCCTATGTAAGGTGTATCACCGATTGCCCTGCCATATAGTAATGTAAGGTGTCAAACTGACTTGTGTCTATcatcggatcatataactatctgTAACATCCCGATTCTTGGAATGGTtaagaattttttttccaaaaatcagggcGAGAAAATTTTATTTGTTTTAGTTGTTAACCAAGCTTAAATCAGAATTTTATAATTTAATGGATTTAAATTGAACTAATGTGAACCTAAATTAAAATTTGAGTTTACTTCTTTTCTTTTAGTCGGGCTTTATTTCTCTTCTTTGGCATATTTAAATATGCACCTTTGAATTTACTTTGGTTTTTGTGAATCCGTTTGATATTTGTTTGAGCTTCTTTCCTTCTCTAAATTTTCCCAAGAGGAAAATCAATCTGTTTTTCCTGTTTCAAACTCTAGGCGAAATTCCATTTGTTCAACATCTTGCCTTCTCTTCCCTGGGTTGAGTCACTGTTTTTTTTCCTGTCTAAGTCGCATGGGCTTAGCCCATCTATTTTTTCTCCTCCCCTCCTTTCTCATGGGCTGGCCAAACTGGCCCATCTCTCCCGAGCGAATCCCTCtttcgaaatcactaattaaggagtattcgttgcaaagaacactccacttttccaggtcgcgacaagtggcgcacaagcAGCGtggcacttgtcgcaacctgggagttttcattttttcgtagattcgtttattcaaaacgttttatctctcaaaccgtgcgtccaaatctcaaatcgttttcaccattggattcctcgcgtcgagatcttcaaaactagatcccatgttgataagttttgatgaactttttttttcacgaaaaaacccgggaggaaaaaccgaaccgggagcacggtttttttccctttccgaaagaggcacgcctgtgcctctcgcgaaatcacaaccgtgactctcgtgaaaggaaaaaaaacagaaaacgcgtttttttcgtttccgaagaggcacggccgtgactctcgcgaaggcacgaccgtgcctatcgcgaaagcaaaaccgtgactctcgcgaaagaaaaaaaaacagaaaacgcgtattttttttcctttcctaGATGCACGGCCGTGACTTTCACGAAAgtacaatcgtgcctctcgcggaagcaaaaccgtgactctcactaaagaaaaaaaacagaaaacgcgttttgtttttccttttcctagaggcacggtcgtgactttcgcgaaagcacaaccgtactTATCGCgggagcaaaaccgtgactctcacgaaaaaaaatagaaaacgcgttttgtttGTCCCTTTTTTGAGAGGCAcgcccgtgactctcgcaaaagcacaaccgtgcctctcgcggaagcaaaaccgtgactctcacgaaagaaaaaaaaacagaaaacacatttttttcgtttccgaaaggcacggccgtgactctcgctaaagcacaaccgtgcccctCGCGGAAAAAAgaccgtgactttcgcgaaaggaaaataaaagaaaacgcgttttttcgcgcaaaaaaattcaaattttttttgatcgaaaagctaagaaagaccgggggaaaaccaaaatgtcgaaaaaacccagaaaaaaccgtttaaaaagccgaaaacacgtGCGAAAAAAAATCCCGAAGAAAGCATCCAAAGCGCGACACGTGACaaaaatggctgagagcgcgccaaatggcgctgatcgttgcgaggctctcgAAGGAGCGCTCTTTAACTAGTTGCTCCCTCCCTCTTCTCCTTTCTTTGTACGTTCACAACAACAGGAAAACATCAACAGTCACGTACATGTAGAAAAGGAAAGGACACAAGGAATTGCTACCTTCCTTAATTCCATAATAAACCCATCGGTTTCCAAAACGGAGAGGCTTATCATGCGCCTCCACTTCCTCTTCCACCACAAGCGCTTTCTTCTTCCTCCACCCACATGTAGGCGCACACATTACAGAGAAGAAGAAACGTTCAGCCACTCTCATGCCCTCCCCTCAACTCTCATAAATCTCAATCGTTTTCAGTTTTGAAGATACCCTACACGTCCACCACGATCTCCTTTCTCATTCCCATGAGTCCTCATgccctctctcttcctcctctgcccaagAACCCTCACTGAACTTTTGAAGCTCCATGGACGCAAGGTTTCGATCCCGGTGACTCGGACCATCTCCATCCATGCCCTTGCGCCAGAAGGTTCCCCTGCACACCATGGTTCCATTCAGGAAAGAAGGAACATGTCCCGTCGATCACACGCGAAGAATTCAGTATGTTCGTCTACACTGTTCATCAAGTTCGTCGGATCGATTCGTCGTGCTCGGTGAGCTTCTATCCAATTCCTTTTGTGCACCTTCAAAATATCACTCTAGTTATCTCCTAAACATCATGGTTCCTCCTATTTTTATCGTTGGTCGCGTTGATGCTATCCGTCGCATAAACCGTAGGTCATGGTCATATTTCCATCACTTTTGTTCATCTTTTGATCTTGACCACAATAGAGAAAATGTTTTATATGGTTGTAGCAATTCCGTAGTGGAGTTAGATTACTTGTTTGGTTAATCGAGTTTTATTATAGATTTTTGGTTGTTGATCGGACTATTTATTAATATGTTATTTTCTTGTGTTCTTGATACGGGTAGGAGTGTGTGCTAGCTATCTCATAATTTGTGGGTGTCATATGGTTTACTAGATTTAGTTTACTCTTGTTTAAATTGCTAAAATAGTTGTACATCGTTTCGGCTCGATAATTTGTGGTAGCATGTATTTCCCTTTTATGCATGCGTACTAATATTTATGAATTATAGCCATGTGTAGTATTTTGTGTTTTTAATATAGATTGATTTTGAGTTACTAAATATCATATATTTTTGTAGTCATGTGTTATGCGAGTGTACAAGTTTTTGTGAATGTTTATCATTGTTCGTACGTGTTTGGCGGGTGTTATTATTTTAATTAGATTTAGATCATTATTAGTGAAATATTTTATTTATCATTTTAGTAGTACTTGGTGGTGTTTATTGTTCTATATTGAGAATGAGTACAAATTTTTGGTGATATCTCCATGCGTAGAACCTTGTAGAATTATTGTCTTTGCTTGATTTATTTAATTATGAAATACTCAATGTCTTGACTATTTAATTTTGTTTAGCATGGCGTTATCATAGATATGGTTTACATATTCATTTTCATCCATGTCACATGTTGGTTTTAAATCATGCCTTGTCTAAATAGATGTTTAAATATTTTTGCATGTGCGTTGTATAGTTGTGATGTCATGCCATGTTGTAGGATATGATGTTTATTTTAATTGTGTGTGGTATTTAGTCGTTTATACTAGTAGTCATAAATTGGTATATTACCTTAGAACATTGCCATGCTTGTGGTGAATTGCTTGGCATCGAATTATTGTTTTGTATGATATAAGAGTGACACAGCATCCAATATAGTTAAAGGTTGCATTTCTTAAATTGGTGTTATGTTGATATTGTCAAATTTATGATTTACTTTACCATTGGTTGTTAATTATCCTAGGTGTTTAATTACATAGAATGATAGTTGTTCATACTTAGTTGATTGAGATGCCATGTTAGTACTTACTCAAAGTAGAATGCATATTTTTTATTATATGCCTACCATGTGTTATACAATTGCAAGTTTTTATCTTATATTCATGCTTTTGGTTATACCTTACTTGGTAGGTATACATGATAGTAGTTTGATGATATCATGCGtagttctgtatcctatgtcgttgCAAGTGTAAGTGGTACTAGATAGGTAATGCAAGTCATCTTTGTTATTCCTGCTATGATATCTCATTGCTTGATGTTCTTGATGCCATGGCATAGATGTTCACTTTCTTACATGCTATTTGCTTACTCGGTGTGCTTACTTGTCATAACTAGTATGTAAGCTTATGTGCTCTTGCCATTCTTGATATTCATGTTAGTTGATATCAACTAAGTTATCTTATTGTTGTGAGTTGTATTCTATTGGGTTCATACTTTGGCATTCCGTGTGATGATCATTTATACTTAGCGTTATACATTTGTATCTTGTTATTGCATTGTTGTATGCCTAGCGTTTGATATATTTTGTTTACCTTTCTATTGCATTA
This window harbors:
- the LOC119357330 gene encoding uncharacterized protein LOC119357330, whose amino-acid sequence is MESGSGKGTEGDSGNEKEMPLDLRGYLGKLKKKQTRKEMELAKKMESESGKDQDEKLRKELKKLTKEYERLRFELSQEGEGTVRHFDKNPRQRKEMLRDLEMVLNNIEIELLKGTETDSIKEPEIERDSDSESGDERGADWWASLISMEPQPQLGLSKGTVRDSSKEPAMERDEMKELSKKQSQLLKQKQSCKEFSGKHQILVKELISAERERKDLLVSITPTFSLWKQVDSQKTWRRQPCPAARDDGEQDLADYLSSMLQAMEDVGHRMLSMLDFLNKSDSPGSICLYKASELHSTAVRLNMLISKEFDTDQHPETMQVQEEEDLSVDLLSLFTKYSQFPNNYHNTLSQLVIMEEDEEKKHEVAKVEEEEQDKDESTMEYLKERTYWEDVWGCKIGRCGRFMDTTILSPMQFTHYTPGGIHSPAAVAGTTLQIYSVKIKDLRGLNWPLRVYGVIAARDTVDHNRNILFSRSEFNYQELNEQDPYLCLTGPSRAIVVSGHIDFEVELQVTDGAQSQTLISCRERYDSADAFFSSLASVTDGGDGRTFLLSNQSCTTEVTLDQLDRSLQATIMGVRVTEGPWPFKYGCRVVCSWSSAAPICSNDTTCRQVVLFDHRGEGMSRGSDGYLHLSRKVISIESYGTLRVSIESYGKSGRHIARKDSIHFPVQKCQTKTLTCPVGDGGATVEVTVAWSLLVKEKVYLSLVDCPM